A genomic region of Dreissena polymorpha isolate Duluth1 chromosome 4, UMN_Dpol_1.0, whole genome shotgun sequence contains the following coding sequences:
- the LOC127878513 gene encoding galactoside 2-alpha-L-fucosyltransferase SEC1-like, protein MARLCSAKRRTVCLGVLLLSILQMLVYFMSTRHIGNVHMQSGIHSTRYGDHLLLRNGTLSIAIYGRLGNQMFGYASILGLAYTMNFSNIVIDGGGDLLSSFQLSNNMVSFSPIPLNAKHVEEMRCCAFDERLTMFSNKEDINVVGYLLSWKYFYNIEKHIRKEFTFVTSILSKAKQIKLDIASMFNDTSLFKNRTYIGVHIRRGDFLLESKIKFGHYPVSKDYIIHAIQLCTKMFGEDIIFVFCSDDIRWVKRNFSNFTDKWKMAFVEDNPAAVDMAVLSLCDHTIVTTGSYGWWAAWLAGGKTIISKQQARNGSYLSTQFAYPDYFYPDWIIIE, encoded by the exons ATGGCACGGCTAT GTTCAGCAAAAAGAAGAACTGTCTGCCTGGGCGTCCTGTTGCTTTCCATCCTGCAGATGTTAGTGTACTTTATGTCTACACGTCATATAGGCAATGTACACATGCAGAGCGGCATACATTCCACACGTTACGGTGACCATTTACTCTTGAGGAACGGAACGTTGAGTATTGCTATTTACGGTCGACTTGGAAATCAAATGTTCGGGTACGCTTCAATCCTTGGACTGGCTTACACGATGAATTTTAGCAATATTGTTATAGATGGCGGTGGTGACCTGTTATCATCGTTTCAACTTTCAAACAATATGGTATCTTTCTCTCCAATACCGCTCAATGCCAAACATGTGGAAGAAATGCGATGCTGTGCTTTTGACGAAAGACTTACCATGTTCAGTAATAAAGAGGATATTAATGTTGTCGGATACCTATTGTCTtggaaatatttttataatattgaaaaacatatcAGAAAGGAATTTACTTTTGTTACAAGTATACTTTCTAAGGCCAAACAAATTAAACTTGACATCGCTTCAATGTTTAACGACACATCACTATTTAAAAACCGCACATACATCGGTGTACACATTCGAAGAGGAGACTTCCTCCTTGAATCGAAAATTAAATTCGGCCATTATCCTGTTTCGAAGGACTATATTATTCACGCAATACAACTGTGCACTAAAATGTTTGGAGAAGATATAATATTCGTATTTTGTTCTGACGACATAAGGTGGGTAAAACGTAACTTTTCAAACTTCACCGACAAGTGGAAGATGGCGTTTGTCGAGGACAACCCTGCCGCTGTTGATATGGCCGTTTTGAGTTTGTGCGACCATACCATAGTAACAACAGGTTCCTATGGCTGGTGGGCGGCCTGGCTGGCGGGAGGGAAAACTATCATTTCTAAACAGCAGGCAAGGAATGGATCTTACCTTAGTACTCAATTTGCATATCCGGATTACTTTTATCCAGATTGGATAATCATCGAATGA